Genomic segment of Mycobacterium sp. 050128:
CCGGAGAAAGCGCTGGTTCGGTCGAACGCGTTGCGCTCGTTGGGCGCCGATCGCTTCCCCGAGATCCGCTTCTTTGCCGACGTCATTGAGGAGAGCGAGAACGGCTACCTCCTCACCGGCACGCTTCAGATTCACGGCAAACAGCACGAACACGTAATCGATTTGCACACAGAGGATCTCGGCGATTCATGGCGAATGTCCGCCGAATCCACGGTGCGTCAATCCGACTACGGCATCAAGCCGTACTCGCTGCTGATGGGCTCGGTGCAGGTCGCCGACGACGTGACGCTGACTTTCACCGCGGTTCACGCCAAGGACGATTGAGCTCCACCGGCACTACCCATCGGCGCGTGTATCCTCGGTGAGGATTAGTTACCGCCGCTAAATATCTATTGCCTTGTCTCGTCGAAAGGGATCAAAATGCCTCGTACAGAAAACGATTCGTGGGACCTCGCGACCAGCGTCGGGGCGACGGCCACCATGGTGGCTGCCGGCCGGGCCGTCGCCACAAGGGCCGACCGGCCGCTGATGGACGATCCCTTCGCCGAGCCCCTGGTGCGGGCCGTGGGTATCGAATTCCTCGCGCGATGGGCCAACGGGGAGATCGACGCGGCCGATATCGACGTCGCCGACGAGGCGTGGGGTTTGCAGCGGATGGCCGATCTGATGAGCGTCCGGACACCGTACTTCGATGCGTTTTTCCGGGACGCGATGGACGCGGGTATCCGTCAGGCCGTCATCCTGGCGTCGGGGCTGGATGCGCGGGCCTACCGATTGTCTTGGCCGGCGGGGGCGACGGTGTTCGAGATCGACCAGCCCGAGGTGATGCAGTTCAAGAACTCCACGCTGGCGGATCTGGATGCTCGGCCGACCGCCGAGCTGCGCGTGGTGCCGATCGATCTGCGGCATGATTGGCCAACAGCATTGCGCGAAAACGGTTTTGACGCCGACCAGCCCAGCGCTTGGATTGCCGAGGGGCTGCTCGCGTTCCTGCCGCCGGATGCGCAGGATCGCTTGCTGGACAACATCACCGGTCTCAGCACACCCGGAAGTCGGCTTGCTGCCGAGATCTTCGGTAACCGGCCGGACGAAAACGGTGAGCCGGCGCCCGACATGGTTGCGATCGCCGGCGAGCGTTGGCGTGCGCACGGATTCGATGTGCAACTCGCCGACTTGCGCTACGACGTCGAGCGCAACGACGTTGCCACATACCTGGATCGCCACGGCTGGCAGACGGAATCCAAGACGCTGAATGAATTGTTCGCGGCCAACGGCCTAGCCGAAATACCCGCGACCGCAGGAAGTTTGGCCGACGGCACCTACTACTGCACCGCGATTCGGCAGCCCTAGGGGCTTACGGCTGTGACGGCGCGACGGGCGTCGTCGGATCGCCGGTGTCGCCGGGGATGTGTTCGAGCACCCTGGTCAAGTACGGCTGCGGGCCATTCGGGTCGGGCTGCTGCTCGGCCGCAACGCCCTCATCCGGTACGCCGGGCTTCGAAACCGGTTCACCGGCGGCAGCCGGCCGGGGCGCGGGAGGCTCGGCCGCCGGCGGTGCCACCGCGGGCGTCACGGCTTCGGCAACGGGCGGCGTCTGCTCGTGCACGACATGCGTGCCCGCGGCGCGTCCAGCCTCGGGAGCAAACTGAATGCCCACGGCAACCGCCAGCGACGAGACAAAAGTGATGGCGCCCGCGGCCAACGCGGTCACCGCGCCGGCGTAGGACAAGTGCCCGGGTCGCCGCGGCGCCGCGGCCGGGGTGGGTTCGCTGATCTGCGGGATCAGTCGCTCGTCGGTGAACTCGGTGCTTCGGGCGGCGGCCAGCGCCGCGCCGCGCGCGACTGTCACCTGCGCCATGGTCTGGGCGAAGACCGGCACCGGCAAAGCCTTTTCGAGTTGCCAGGAAAATCCATCGATGTCGCTGTCCGCGCCGACGACGACTACGGCGCCCGGGCGCCATCCGCTGCGGTCGAACATTCCGGTCAACCAGGAGCGCAGCCCGTCGAAGCCACCGGTGATGTGCTTGACCACCGTTTGGGTGTCGTCGTCATGGGTGTCGACCATGACGACCGTCGCGCATTCGTGTTCGAGCACGCACACCGCGGTCTGCTCGTACCCGATGACGGGCGCGATCGCCCGCGCCAGGGTCTCGACCGCCTCGAGCAGTCGAACCGGCACCACGTTGTCGAACCCGGCGTCGGTCAGCGCCTCCAACAGCAGTGCGGCCTGGGCGGCCGCCTCGTCGTTCCAGGTCACCCCGACAACGCGCAGATGGTGATCGCTCGAGCTGGCCTGCGCGTCCACCCGCAAGACCTCTTGTGCCACCTGCTCTGCGGTACCCACGGCGGCCACGCCGTCTTCGGCGTGAAGCATCGATTCCTGGTGGTCCAGGATGGTGCCATCGGCGCCGTGTCCCTCTGCGAGGACCCACCCGAAGGTGGTCGGCGTCAGTGATAGCCCTAGTACCGTGTCCAAAGTTTGCACCTCAATCATCCCGGACTCCGCAGCCCTGCCGAACCGTCACGCACCATCAAGTCCGCGGCGCGGTGATTCGTGAGGGCCGGAACGGACCGGTTAGCGTTCGGTCTCCATCGGCTTGCTCCGAGAGAGCCTACGCGGTCGTGGAGGGTTCGGCTGCACCGATCTCAGATCCGGCGAAAACTCGCGCGTACCCAAACACCGGCGACGGAATCGAACTAATTGTCGACCGCGTCAAGCGGCCCGGCACCGGCTCACCGGCGGCGGTCCCCCGTCGTACCACGTGTCAATCCCCCTCACCGTCCGTCCGATTGGCGGGCAGCGTGGCGCGTGTCGAAATCGGCGGTCCCCCGTAATTGCCAACGTTTGTAGCCGACGTTGTCACATACCACTTGCCGAGCGCCTCGCTTTTACTGCGCACCCGCTACCTGGCGTTTTGCGCGACCGGAGCGCCGAAGG
This window contains:
- a CDS encoding YceI family protein, encoding MTPERGSVWTLDAADGELQLRTGVKGRAARMGHRLTIAMTRWQATVRWAGSDPVAAELAVEADSFEVVGSQGGVKGLSGPEKALVRSNALRSLGADRFPEIRFFADVIEESENGYLLTGTLQIHGKQHEHVIDLHTEDLGDSWRMSAESTVRQSDYGIKPYSLLMGSVQVADDVTLTFTAVHAKDD
- a CDS encoding class I SAM-dependent methyltransferase translates to MPRTENDSWDLATSVGATATMVAAGRAVATRADRPLMDDPFAEPLVRAVGIEFLARWANGEIDAADIDVADEAWGLQRMADLMSVRTPYFDAFFRDAMDAGIRQAVILASGLDARAYRLSWPAGATVFEIDQPEVMQFKNSTLADLDARPTAELRVVPIDLRHDWPTALRENGFDADQPSAWIAEGLLAFLPPDAQDRLLDNITGLSTPGSRLAAEIFGNRPDENGEPAPDMVAIAGERWRAHGFDVQLADLRYDVERNDVATYLDRHGWQTESKTLNELFAANGLAEIPATAGSLADGTYYCTAIRQP
- a CDS encoding DUF7159 family protein, with the protein product MDTVLGLSLTPTTFGWVLAEGHGADGTILDHQESMLHAEDGVAAVGTAEQVAQEVLRVDAQASSSDHHLRVVGVTWNDEAAAQAALLLEALTDAGFDNVVPVRLLEAVETLARAIAPVIGYEQTAVCVLEHECATVVMVDTHDDDTQTVVKHITGGFDGLRSWLTGMFDRSGWRPGAVVVVGADSDIDGFSWQLEKALPVPVFAQTMAQVTVARGAALAAARSTEFTDERLIPQISEPTPAAAPRRPGHLSYAGAVTALAAGAITFVSSLAVAVGIQFAPEAGRAAGTHVVHEQTPPVAEAVTPAVAPPAAEPPAPRPAAAGEPVSKPGVPDEGVAAEQQPDPNGPQPYLTRVLEHIPGDTGDPTTPVAPSQP